A genomic stretch from Aedes albopictus strain Foshan chromosome 2, AalbF5, whole genome shotgun sequence includes:
- the LOC109421181 gene encoding uncharacterized protein LOC109421181, with protein MKVFTAIIALALAVASQASYISEPTYPSWPVSTSVWPPYGVYGKGLYNNNAWQHANSAAWNGHSSYVNSWSPVWSHYNGYDSGLYGNNVNVLKSAYPWGQPWGTYGNAGVYGLGHHGGYLSSVPVSKQIAATPGSVHVAPVPVGGEKLITA; from the exons ATGAAG GTATTCACCGCCATCATAGCTCTAGCCCTTGCGGTTGCATCTCAAGCATCCTACATCTCGGAACCGACATACCCATCTTGGCCAGTAAGCACCTCCGTGTGGCCTCCATACGGTGTCTACGGTAAAGGACTGTACAACAACAACGCTTGGCAACACGCCAACTCTGCCGCATGGAATGGTCATTCTTCCTACGTCAACTCGTGGTCTCCAGTATGGTCCCATTACAATGGCTACGACAGCGGATTGTACGGAAACAATGTCAACGTGTTGAAGTCTGCGTACCCATGGGGACAGCCCTGGGGAACGTACGGGAATGCTGGAGTCTACGGATTGGGACATCATGGTGGCTACCTGTCGTCGGTTCCCGTTTCGAAGCAGATTGCTGCCACCCCAGGTTCGGTCCATGTTGCCCCAGTTCCAGTCGGTGGAGAGAAACTGATCACGGCTTAA
- the LOC115265530 gene encoding uncharacterized protein LOC115265530 has translation MKVFIAIIALTLAVASQASYIPEAAPYSTWPVSTSVWPPNGLYGKGLNNGWAYADTGNWNSYPSINSWSPSAWSPYGYNNGLYGRKTVVEPNVAKSAYPWGLPWGTYGTPKPPFR, from the exons ATGAAG GTTTTCATCGCAATCATCGCCCTGACCCTTGCAGTGGCTTCTCAAGCATCGTACATTCCGGAGGCGGCTCCCTACTCAACCTGGCCGGTTAGCACTTCGGTTTGGCCACCAAACGGTCTCTACGGAAAAGGACTTAACAACGGCTGGGCGTACGCTGACACTGGCAACTGGAACTCATACCCTAGCATCAACTCGTGGTCCCCTTCTGCTTGGTCACCGTACGGATATAATAATGGCCTCTATGGACGTAAGACTGTTGTGGAACCGAACGTAGCTAAGTCGGCGTATCCATGGGGCCTGCCATGGGGAACCTatggtacaccaaaacctccatttaggtaa